Within Nostoc flagelliforme CCNUN1, the genomic segment ATCACGGGTGAGTCCGTAGAGTTTGGCGTAATATGCGTCTAATTCTGCTCTTAATAATGCGCGTCTGTTGGGGTTCCAAATGAAGGGTTCGCCGTCGTATCCCATATCTTTGGCGAAGGGTTGCATATCCCAGGCGGTGTAAACTAATTCGAGTACGCGATCACTAATAAATTTGATATCTTCTGGAGTGTATAATTCTGGGGGAATGACGGGAAGTTGTTTCACAATAAAAATATTTAAATTAACTCCACTCATTTTTTGGCGAGTTAAATAGTCAAAAATAATACTATTAAAATTCCCTACAAAACAAGAATGTAATAAAAAATTTGTTTTACCTAAAAATATTAAAGATAAACTGTTTCCTACACCTGATTTTGGTATAACTGTACAAATTGCTGTTCTTTCATTTAAAGCTTTTGTAACACCCCTGAAAACTATTAACCACTTTTTATCCCAAATTTCTCCAATTCTTTGGTTAACATCAGATTCAGAAACCCGGTAAAATGGACTAACCTTATATTCTGAATCCTGATATTTCTCTATAGGTGTTTCCGGTAAAGTCGCAAATCCTCTTTCATCACCTCTAGATTCGTATGAACCAAAGCGATGGTCGAAATTATGTATCATTTTTGCTTCATACAAAGGTAATGTATTATTTTGTGGAGATTCAGTAAACAAATGAGTATCATTACTCATATCAAATAAACCACGTTTAAAGGTATGTAACCACGGGTTTATTTTTTTGCCTTCATTTTCTAAAATAGGCACTTTTGTATAAATTTTCTTGACTAACTTCGCATCATTATCTGTCCGAAACACTGGACAAGTTTTAGTATTCGGATTAACGAGTTCAAAATCTTGGGGATAAAGCTTTATCCTTCGTAGAGGATTTTGTATTTCAGAAATTTTTAAAGCCTTAAAAACAAATTCAGAAGCAGTTTGCATATCTCCTTTCTTTCGTAAGCTGAAAAGACAAAATGGGTCTGGACTTCCAGCACCTATAAAGAAATGTCTAATTTCTGCAAAATCTAAAACAGTCAGTAGACCGAAAAGTTTTCTAGAAGCCTTACCAGCCTTGAATTTGAACTGGGGAATGCAATCCGCCGAAATCAGCTTCTGATCTGCCTTTCAAGTACCTCTGTTCTGGATGGACTTAAGAGCGATCGCAAGTAATCGTGATTGCAAGCCCCAGAAACGTCGGCTGAAACCCTTATTATTTCGTCAATTTTCAAAAGTTTTCGATCTACTGACAGTAGATAAATGTCCTTGGGTCGCAACAAAAC encodes:
- a CDS encoding restriction endonuclease translates to MQTASEFVFKALKISEIQNPLRRIKLYPQDFELVNPNTKTCPVFRTDNDAKLVKKIYTKVPILENEGKKINPWLHTFKRGLFDMSNDTHLFTESPQNNTLPLYEAKMIHNFDHRFGSYESRGDERGFATLPETPIEKYQDSEYKVSPFYRVSESDVNQRIGEIWDKKWLIVFRGVTKALNERTAICTVIPKSGVGNSLSLIFLGKTNFLLHSCFVGNFNSIIFDYLTRQKMSGVNLNIFIVKQLPVIPPELYTPEDIKFISDRVLELVYTAWDMQPFAKDMGYDGEPFIWNPNRRALLRAELDAYYAKLYGLTRDELRYILDPADVYGVDFPSETFRVLKNNEIKQFGEYRTQRLVLEAWDNLFGS